One Mytilus trossulus isolate FHL-02 unplaced genomic scaffold, PNRI_Mtr1.1.1.hap1 h1tg000373l__unscaffolded, whole genome shotgun sequence genomic region harbors:
- the LOC134701962 gene encoding complement C1q-like protein 2, whose protein sequence is MFLSVLYCVLSLSSVVYSVNVERGSSENGFLWIMAKQLDRLENKVQEMQKQYSTEIKSVKETLLKQSPSIVTFLARLVSPAYGAIAAKATVKFEAIKENIGNGYNSGTGIFTAPIKGLYHFTASARQSRSGYLHLGMFRNGEEMAVSVALNYNSLTIGTTFTLQSGDRVYVKNIWSRASGIVGGGQTYFSGSLLHKM, encoded by the exons ATGTTTCTTTCAGTTTTGTATTGcgttttaagtttaagttccgTTGTATACAGTGTTAATGTAGAGCGAGGTTCTTCAGAAAATGGTTTTCTATGGATAATGGCCAAACAACTAGACCGACTAGAAAACAAAGTCCAGGAAATGCAGAAACAGTACAGTACGGAAATTAAATCAGTTAAGGaaacattattaaaacaaa gTCCGTCCATAGTGACGTTTCTAGCACGTTTGGTTTCACCAGCCTATGGCGCTATTGCGGCTAAAGCTACTGTAAAGTTCGAagcaataaaagaaaatattgggAACGGATACAACAGCGGAACAGGGATTTTTACTGCTCCTATCAAGGGTCTCTATCATTTCACAGCTTCAGCAAGACAAAGCAGAAGTGGATATTTGCACTTAGGAATGTTCCGAAACGGAGAAGAAATGGCTGTTTCTGTTGCATTGAATTACAATTCTCTAACAATTGGTACAACATTCACACTTCAATCTGGTGATCGTGTTTACGTCAAGAATATATGGTCTCGGGCCTCTGGCATCGTTGGCGGTGGACAAACTTATTTCTCTGGTAGTCTTTTACACAAAATGTAA